A window of the Butyricimonas virosa genome harbors these coding sequences:
- a CDS encoding YitT family protein: MGFVTKEKLFSKDFFITYGWLLGGCFVFALGAVLFAEPYGFAPGGTYGLSMVFHHLWGWETEIAALCMDVPLLLLGIYFLGGMFGVKTIICTFAIPAFMRLIHYLYGYDALLEPGITDRTMLNEQLLSAIFGGIVYGIGIGMIFKARATSGGSDIISMILNKYTHISLGTLVIIVDCTITLSTVVAFGDWRLPMYSWIIVFIEGKVIDLIVEGASVHKTLMIVTKEMDTVKNIILNDINRGATILPAIGAYKGESREMIYTILTRREMMVLRHKIREIDPEAFINVIDSREILGKGFKSLDAE; the protein is encoded by the coding sequence ATGGGATTTGTAACTAAGGAGAAATTGTTCTCCAAGGATTTCTTTATCACCTACGGATGGTTGTTGGGTGGTTGTTTTGTGTTTGCATTAGGGGCTGTATTATTTGCAGAGCCTTACGGTTTTGCTCCTGGGGGAACATATGGTCTGTCCATGGTATTTCATCATTTGTGGGGGTGGGAGACTGAAATTGCGGCCCTTTGTATGGATGTGCCTCTGTTATTGCTGGGTATCTATTTTTTGGGAGGAATGTTTGGTGTGAAAACCATTATCTGTACGTTTGCTATTCCGGCATTTATGCGGTTGATTCACTATCTTTATGGTTACGATGCTTTGTTGGAGCCGGGAATTACAGACCGGACAATGTTGAATGAGCAGTTGCTGTCGGCTATTTTCGGTGGTATTGTTTATGGTATCGGTATCGGTATGATTTTCAAAGCACGGGCAACTTCCGGGGGATCGGATATTATTTCCATGATTTTGAATAAGTACACGCATATCTCTTTAGGAACATTGGTAATTATCGTGGATTGCACGATTACCTTGTCAACGGTTGTAGCCTTTGGAGACTGGCGTTTGCCCATGTATTCTTGGATTATCGTGTTCATCGAAGGTAAGGTGATTGACTTGATCGTGGAAGGTGCTTCTGTTCACAAGACATTGATGATCGTGACCAAGGAGATGGATACCGTGAAAAATATAATTTTGAACGATATTAACCGCGGAGCTACGATTTTACCGGCTATCGGGGCTTATAAAGGAGAGTCGCGTGAGATGATTTACACGATATTAACCCGTCGCGAGATGATGGTTTTACGTCACAAAATTCGTGAAATCGACCCGGAGGCTTTTATAAATGTTATTGATTCCAGAGAAATATTAGGAAAAGGATTCAAGTCACTGGATGCAGAATAA
- a CDS encoding TetR/AcrR family transcriptional regulator, whose amino-acid sequence MEENIKQKRELIAAISNLFLRFGLRSTSMDDIANHLKISKKTLYQQFANKDDVVEQVMLYRRDEKIKNTDVNQLAKKNPIVVMSEIRDFMVSDLGSRLPANHFDLRKYHPAVYERVAKQEEESTKKFLVALLDNGIKQELFRKDIDKELQLYLLGKQLHFLKDPEITSKLEYPISVIISTIFINFIYAISTEKGLKEFERLKNTAKRPEDG is encoded by the coding sequence ATGGAAGAAAACATAAAACAAAAAAGGGAACTTATAGCCGCTATCTCGAATCTTTTTTTGAGATTCGGACTGAGAAGTACCTCCATGGATGATATAGCGAATCACTTGAAAATTTCGAAGAAAACACTCTACCAACAGTTTGCCAATAAAGACGACGTGGTGGAGCAAGTGATGTTGTACAGGAGAGATGAAAAAATAAAAAACACGGATGTTAATCAACTAGCCAAGAAAAATCCGATCGTGGTCATGAGCGAAATTCGGGATTTTATGGTGAGTGACTTGGGTAGCCGCTTACCTGCCAATCATTTTGATTTAAGGAAATATCACCCGGCCGTGTACGAAAGAGTAGCCAAGCAAGAAGAGGAGTCAACGAAGAAGTTTCTCGTGGCATTACTGGATAACGGTATAAAACAAGAACTTTTCCGGAAGGATATTGACAAAGAATTACAATTGTACCTGTTAGGCAAACAATTGCACTTTCTAAAAGATCCTGAAATCACCAGTAAGCTTGAATACCCGATTTCGGTAATTATTTCAACGATCTTTATCAATTTTATTTACGCTATATCCACAGAAAAAGGCCTAAAAGAATTCGAACGCTTAAAGAACACTGCAAAACGACCAGAAGACGGATGA
- the nadD gene encoding nicotinate (nicotinamide) nucleotide adenylyltransferase, with protein sequence MVQGQKENREPVVGLFFGSFNPIHNGHVGIARYLLEKKLCEEVWFVISPCNPFKVDRFLLPETDRLAIVSAAIGGIPGMKACDVEFSMSKPSYTVDTLRVLFDRYPGRRFALIIGGDNVPDFPKWKDYHWIEAHCSIFVYPRPGMVNSEESPSMTFIDAPLFPLSATEIREMIRKGDDISNLVPSEALSLIWKLYSE encoded by the coding sequence ATGGTGCAAGGTCAGAAAGAGAATAGAGAACCCGTTGTCGGGCTTTTTTTCGGATCGTTTAACCCGATTCACAATGGACACGTGGGGATTGCTCGCTACTTGTTGGAAAAAAAACTGTGCGAGGAAGTGTGGTTCGTGATCAGTCCTTGTAATCCGTTTAAAGTGGATCGTTTCCTTTTGCCGGAAACGGATCGTCTGGCAATCGTGAGCGCCGCTATTGGGGGAATTCCCGGGATGAAAGCTTGTGATGTGGAGTTTTCTATGTCTAAACCTTCTTACACGGTCGATACCTTGCGAGTCCTGTTTGATCGGTATCCCGGTCGTCGGTTTGCTTTGATCATCGGGGGAGATAACGTACCGGATTTCCCGAAATGGAAAGACTATCATTGGATTGAGGCACATTGTTCCATCTTTGTTTATCCCCGTCCGGGGATGGTGAATTCTGAAGAATCTCCGAGTATGACGTTCATTGATGCGCCTTTGTTCCCCTTATCTGCTACCGAGATCCGGGAAATGATTCGAAAAGGAGATGATATTTCAAATTTGGTTCCAAGCGAGGCTTTATCGTTGATCTGGAAGTTGTATTCAGAATAA
- a CDS encoding efflux RND transporter periplasmic adaptor subunit, which produces MVKNLILSIIALAILAGCSGKKDKTTEETVEAVPVKVQKLEKTNIAKTLDYTANLQADKQVYYAPAATGRIEKIYVEVGDRIKKGQLLVEMDRTQLVQAEVQLKNLETEYNRAVQLNETGSISKQAYDAAVTQYEVAKANVDFLKENTKMLAPFDGIVTGKYFENGELYTGAAFGGASKPSIIAIEKINPLKAYVNLAEQYYLAVQKGTKVQLKSNIYPDRTFDGTVSIVYPTIDPASRTFTVEVKIPNSDESLRPGMYGTIDFFIGNTETVVAPAIAVLKLQGSNDRYVFLNQGGKAKRVAVKLGRRFEDQVELISDEIHEGDELIVVGQGRLVDGSPLSITK; this is translated from the coding sequence ATGGTAAAGAATCTCATTTTATCGATTATAGCATTAGCTATCCTTGCCGGTTGCTCGGGCAAAAAAGATAAGACTACAGAGGAAACCGTGGAGGCGGTTCCTGTTAAGGTACAAAAATTAGAGAAAACGAATATCGCCAAAACATTGGATTATACTGCCAACTTACAAGCTGACAAACAAGTGTACTATGCCCCCGCTGCCACGGGAAGAATCGAGAAGATTTACGTGGAAGTAGGCGACCGCATCAAAAAAGGTCAGCTACTCGTTGAAATGGATAGAACCCAGCTCGTTCAGGCAGAAGTTCAATTAAAAAACCTAGAAACAGAATATAATCGTGCCGTCCAATTAAATGAAACCGGAAGTATTTCCAAACAGGCTTACGATGCTGCCGTAACTCAATACGAGGTGGCCAAAGCAAACGTAGATTTCTTGAAAGAAAACACGAAAATGCTCGCTCCTTTTGACGGAATCGTAACCGGAAAATATTTCGAGAACGGAGAACTTTACACGGGAGCCGCTTTTGGTGGTGCTAGCAAACCGTCCATTATCGCAATCGAGAAAATTAACCCGTTGAAAGCTTACGTGAACCTAGCCGAACAATATTATCTGGCCGTGCAAAAAGGAACTAAAGTTCAGTTGAAGAGCAATATCTATCCCGACAGAACATTTGATGGAACGGTTAGCATCGTTTACCCGACGATCGACCCCGCCTCAAGAACATTCACGGTAGAAGTAAAAATCCCGAATAGCGATGAATCACTAAGACCGGGGATGTACGGAACCATCGACTTTTTCATCGGTAACACGGAGACCGTGGTTGCCCCTGCAATTGCGGTGTTGAAATTGCAAGGTTCAAACGACCGTTATGTATTCTTGAATCAAGGTGGAAAGGCGAAACGCGTGGCAGTAAAACTTGGCAGACGTTTCGAGGATCAAGTTGAGCTAATCAGCGACGAAATCCACGAAGGAGACGAACTGATCGTTGTCGGTCAAGGCCGGTTAGTTGACGGATCACCGCTTTCTATCACAAAATAG
- the dnaG gene encoding DNA primase yields the protein MIDQATIQKIFDAADIYEVVSDFVSLKKRGVNYLGLCPFHNEKTGSFTVSPAKGIYKCFGCGKGGNAVNFIMEHEQMSYVEALKYLAEKYHIPVEEKELTEEQRKEKTERESMLIVSSYANEYFQYQLWNTDEGRSVGLGYLRQRGISDEMIRKFGLGYNPEGWGAFTKAAQEKGYKKEFLVKTGLTIENEKGLFDRFRARVMFPVFDLAGKVIAFGGRTMTTDKKISKYLNSPESEIYHKSKTLYGIFLAKKSIVQQDRCILVEGYTDVISFHAKGIENVVASSGTSLTIEQIRLIRRLTPNVTIIYDGDAAGIKASLRGIDLVLEEGLNVRVLLLPDGEDPDSFARSHTPQDLADFIANNETDFINFKTKLLLGTAGDDPVERARLITDIVRSIAKIPDNIVRSVYVRETAHQLDVEERVLYTEIAKVRLKNEEQPSKTSVTTPELKVTTQTRGATPCDIEESVLIRYLLLFGDSELYEEERNGYMRSVSVGEFIIRELGEDDLELLNPVFRTMQQEYQRQYESPSFIPARYFISYPDIKVSTMAANILSEPYELSKIWYKMDSFVETEQMKLGELLPKILDNYKMRRVEMLSRDIDNRILESQNSKDPSQIIELLKRKNAINVIRRKLNEKLGRTGIH from the coding sequence ATGATTGATCAGGCTACCATACAGAAAATTTTTGATGCGGCGGATATATACGAGGTTGTTTCCGATTTCGTGAGCTTAAAAAAGCGAGGTGTGAACTATCTTGGTTTGTGTCCGTTTCATAACGAGAAGACAGGTTCGTTCACCGTTTCCCCGGCAAAAGGCATATATAAATGTTTCGGTTGCGGGAAAGGGGGAAATGCCGTGAATTTTATCATGGAACACGAGCAGATGTCTTACGTGGAGGCATTGAAATATCTGGCCGAAAAATATCATATCCCGGTTGAAGAAAAAGAATTAACGGAGGAACAGAGGAAAGAGAAGACGGAACGGGAGAGTATGTTGATTGTCTCTTCGTATGCGAATGAATATTTCCAATATCAACTGTGGAACACGGACGAGGGACGTTCCGTGGGATTGGGTTACTTGCGCCAACGAGGTATCAGTGACGAGATGATTCGTAAATTCGGTTTGGGGTATAATCCGGAAGGTTGGGGAGCCTTCACGAAAGCGGCTCAGGAAAAGGGCTACAAGAAAGAGTTCCTCGTGAAAACAGGATTGACCATCGAGAACGAGAAAGGACTTTTCGATCGATTCCGAGCCCGCGTGATGTTTCCCGTGTTTGATCTGGCGGGTAAGGTGATTGCCTTCGGGGGACGAACGATGACGACTGATAAAAAGATTTCAAAATACCTGAATTCCCCGGAGTCCGAGATATATCATAAAAGTAAGACCCTTTACGGGATTTTCCTTGCCAAAAAATCTATCGTGCAGCAGGATCGTTGTATTTTGGTGGAAGGCTACACGGACGTGATCTCTTTTCATGCGAAAGGAATTGAGAATGTGGTGGCTTCTTCGGGAACCTCTTTGACGATCGAACAGATCCGGTTGATTCGTCGGCTAACCCCGAACGTGACGATCATTTATGACGGGGATGCTGCCGGGATCAAGGCTTCTTTGCGGGGAATCGATCTCGTGCTGGAAGAGGGACTGAACGTGAGAGTGCTTTTACTGCCGGATGGGGAGGATCCGGATTCTTTTGCTCGAAGTCACACGCCGCAAGATTTGGCGGACTTTATTGCGAATAACGAGACGGATTTTATAAATTTCAAGACAAAATTGTTATTAGGTACGGCAGGGGATGATCCGGTTGAACGGGCTCGCCTGATCACGGACATCGTGCGAAGTATTGCCAAGATTCCGGATAACATAGTGCGTTCAGTCTATGTGCGAGAAACTGCTCACCAGTTGGATGTCGAGGAACGGGTTTTGTATACCGAGATTGCCAAGGTCCGCTTGAAAAACGAAGAACAACCTTCCAAGACTTCTGTTACGACTCCGGAATTGAAGGTAACAACCCAGACACGAGGAGCGACTCCTTGTGACATCGAGGAAAGTGTGTTAATTCGTTACCTGCTTTTATTTGGGGATAGCGAGTTGTACGAGGAGGAACGTAACGGGTATATGCGGAGCGTGAGTGTCGGGGAATTCATTATCCGGGAACTTGGGGAAGATGATTTGGAATTATTAAATCCCGTGTTCCGTACGATGCAACAGGAATATCAGCGTCAATATGAATCGCCTTCGTTTATCCCGGCCCGGTATTTTATTTCTTACCCGGATATAAAAGTCAGTACCATGGCGGCCAATATCCTGAGCGAACCTTACGAGTTAAGTAAGATTTGGTATAAGATGGATAGTTTTGTCGAGACGGAACAAATGAAACTCGGTGAACTTTTACCTAAAATACTAGACAATTACAAGATGCGAAGAGTAGAAATGCTTTCCCGGGATATAGACAATCGCATCCTTGAATCACAGAATAGTAAAGATCCTTCTCAAATCATAGAACTTCTCAAGCGCAAAAATGCCATCAATGTCATTCGTCGTAAATTAAACGAGAAATTGGGACGTACGGGGATTCATTAA
- a CDS encoding efflux RND transporter permease subunit, translating into MSIYNTAVNKPISTLMVFLAIIVLGVASYIQLPVDQYPKMDPPYITVMATYPGANAADIEENVTKILEDQLNSVDDLKELTSTSYDNLSVISLEFEWEVNLDEASNDVRDAVDKAMSRLPDDIDRPTIMRFNTSMMPILIYAVTAKESYPGIDKILDDKLITRLNRVDGVASVIVAGAPERVVYVDLDPNKLDAYNLTLEQIGSKILAENKDVSSGNVKMGQMDYTLRVEGEFEESDQIKNIVLGTQNDKIIYLRDVANVRDTLKDITLEQTINRGRGGVLMVTKQTDANAVAVAKQAKGEIEKAQKELPTDIKFQIISDNSDFIIKSINNLQESLMYALIFVILIVFLFLGRWRATFIIALTIPISLIVAFIYLFATGESLNIISLSSLSIAIGMVVDDAIVVLENITKHIDRGSRPREAAKYGTNEVWLSVIVTTLVTVAVFFPLTLVTGMTGILFKQLGWIVCITVCTSTVTAISLTPMLCSQLMKIQEKTDSGKFSFYNFVSKMLDKLDSVYEKLIRWVLVHKTVTILSMFALFFASMFMAKLIKTDFMPQNDQNYLNVYAKMQSGQRVEVTREVALEIDSIIRKNIPEIKLINLSYGSEEEASFASMMNSTGNNILNMRLRTTDIKERKRSVFQIADQVRGILKGFPDVLQYTVTTSSGGSMGGNNVDIEIMGHDFNTTTNLAHLIAEKARQIPGAEDIKISRDEDKSELRIMLDQDKLARHGLTTSEVGSYMRNRIYGYRNSKYKENGEEYDIIVRFDEKYRSSITEIENIIIPDGKGQKVRLKELGEIQEFFSPPNIERKSKQRLLKVSITPAAGVALGDIAVAAQQIIDNTEIPQEVSMYIGGSYEDQQESFSSLFLLLLLSLMLVYIVMAAQFESFKMPFIIMLAIPFAFTGVVLALLLTNTTLSIVAALGGIMLVGIVTKNGIVLIDFINLMRERGIRLYDAIAMACRSRLRPVLMTSLTTILGMVPMAISAGEGSETWRPMGIAVIGGMIFSTIITMLIVPAVYAAMDKSGSRDKKKILSKQFKFMADFNPERDLPKKK; encoded by the coding sequence ATGAGTATATACAATACAGCGGTCAACAAACCCATTTCAACCTTGATGGTTTTCCTTGCCATCATCGTATTGGGTGTTGCCTCCTATATACAATTACCGGTGGACCAGTATCCCAAGATGGACCCGCCTTATATCACGGTAATGGCAACCTATCCGGGAGCTAACGCCGCAGATATCGAAGAGAACGTGACCAAGATCCTCGAAGACCAGTTGAACTCGGTGGATGACTTGAAGGAATTGACCTCAACTTCTTACGATAACTTATCCGTTATCTCTTTGGAGTTTGAGTGGGAAGTGAATCTTGACGAGGCTTCAAACGACGTACGTGACGCCGTGGATAAAGCCATGTCGCGCCTTCCAGACGATATAGACCGTCCTACCATCATGCGTTTCAACACGTCCATGATGCCCATCTTGATCTATGCCGTAACCGCAAAAGAATCATATCCCGGTATTGACAAGATTTTGGATGACAAGCTGATTACCCGGTTAAACCGCGTGGACGGAGTTGCCTCCGTTATCGTGGCCGGAGCCCCGGAGCGTGTGGTTTACGTGGATTTAGACCCCAATAAACTTGACGCTTACAATTTGACGTTGGAACAAATCGGCAGCAAGATCTTGGCAGAAAATAAAGATGTTTCTTCCGGTAACGTGAAAATGGGACAGATGGATTATACTTTGCGTGTGGAAGGAGAATTCGAAGAAAGTGACCAGATTAAAAATATCGTGCTAGGTACCCAGAATGATAAAATCATTTACTTGCGAGATGTTGCAAACGTACGAGATACGTTGAAAGATATTACGCTGGAACAAACGATTAACAGAGGCCGGGGTGGTGTTTTGATGGTAACCAAACAAACTGACGCAAACGCCGTGGCCGTTGCAAAACAGGCAAAAGGTGAAATTGAAAAAGCACAAAAGGAATTACCCACGGATATTAAATTCCAAATCATTTCGGACAACTCGGACTTCATCATCAAGTCTATTAATAACTTGCAGGAGTCTTTGATGTACGCTTTGATCTTCGTAATTTTGATCGTGTTCTTATTCTTGGGACGTTGGAGAGCAACCTTCATCATCGCGTTGACAATCCCGATCTCCTTGATTGTTGCCTTCATTTACCTGTTTGCAACCGGGGAATCGCTTAATATCATATCACTGTCGTCCCTGTCCATCGCAATCGGTATGGTGGTGGACGATGCCATCGTGGTATTGGAGAACATCACGAAACATATCGACCGGGGTAGCCGTCCGCGAGAGGCCGCTAAATACGGTACAAACGAGGTTTGGTTGTCCGTAATCGTTACGACGTTGGTAACCGTGGCCGTGTTCTTCCCGTTGACGCTGGTGACCGGAATGACCGGTATTTTGTTCAAACAGTTGGGATGGATCGTTTGTATCACGGTATGTACGTCAACCGTAACCGCAATCTCCTTGACCCCGATGTTGTGTTCTCAATTGATGAAAATCCAAGAAAAGACGGATTCAGGCAAATTCAGTTTTTACAACTTCGTTTCCAAAATGTTGGACAAACTGGATAGTGTTTACGAGAAATTGATCCGGTGGGTACTTGTTCACAAGACCGTAACGATCTTGAGCATGTTCGCCCTATTCTTTGCCTCCATGTTCATGGCTAAATTGATCAAAACGGACTTCATGCCCCAGAATGACCAAAACTACTTGAACGTGTACGCCAAGATGCAATCCGGCCAACGCGTGGAAGTGACGAGAGAAGTTGCTTTGGAAATCGATTCCATCATCCGCAAGAACATTCCGGAAATCAAGTTGATCAACTTGTCATACGGTAGTGAGGAAGAGGCCTCTTTCGCTTCCATGATGAATAGCACGGGTAACAATATCTTGAACATGCGTTTGAGAACTACAGATATCAAAGAACGTAAACGTAGTGTATTCCAGATCGCCGACCAAGTGCGTGGCATCTTGAAAGGATTCCCGGATGTTCTACAGTACACGGTAACAACATCAAGCGGTGGTTCCATGGGTGGTAACAACGTGGATATTGAAATCATGGGACATGACTTCAACACGACCACAAACTTAGCTCACCTAATTGCAGAAAAAGCCCGCCAAATCCCAGGAGCTGAGGATATCAAGATCAGTCGTGACGAAGATAAATCCGAGTTACGTATCATGTTGGATCAAGATAAACTGGCTCGCCACGGTCTGACTACATCAGAAGTAGGTTCATACATGCGTAACCGTATCTATGGTTACCGGAATAGTAAATACAAGGAAAACGGAGAGGAATATGATATTATCGTGCGCTTTGACGAGAAATATCGTTCTTCAATCACCGAGATCGAGAATATTATAATTCCCGATGGTAAAGGCCAGAAGGTACGGTTAAAAGAACTAGGAGAGATCCAAGAGTTCTTCTCTCCACCAAATATCGAACGTAAGAGTAAACAACGATTGTTAAAAGTATCTATCACACCAGCAGCAGGAGTTGCCTTGGGAGATATTGCTGTTGCAGCTCAACAAATCATCGACAACACGGAAATACCTCAGGAAGTATCCATGTACATCGGTGGTAGCTACGAGGACCAACAGGAATCATTCAGTTCTTTATTCTTATTGTTGTTACTCTCTTTGATGCTGGTTTACATTGTGATGGCTGCACAGTTCGAGTCATTCAAGATGCCGTTCATCATCATGTTGGCTATCCCATTCGCCTTCACCGGAGTGGTTCTAGCCTTATTGCTGACGAACACGACCTTGAGTATCGTCGCCGCTTTAGGTGGTATCATGTTGGTGGGTATCGTTACGAAGAATGGTATCGTGTTGATCGACTTCATTAACTTGATGCGTGAACGGGGCATCCGCCTGTACGACGCAATCGCAATGGCTTGTCGTTCTCGTTTGCGTCCGGTATTGATGACCTCGTTAACCACCATCTTAGGTATGGTGCCTATGGCAATTAGTGCCGGTGAGGGTTCTGAAACTTGGAGACCGATGGGTATCGCCGTAATCGGTGGTATGATCTTCTCCACGATCATCACCATGTTAATTGTTCCGGCTGTTTACGCCGCGATGGACAAGAGTGGTAGCCGTGACAAGAAGAAGATTCTCAGCAAACAATTCAAGTTCATGGCTGACTTTAACCCGGAAAGAGATCTCCCGAAAAAGAAATAA
- a CDS encoding PG0541 family transporter-associated protein: MKAVFISYNQALTERVAFILDQLQIRGFTQWPLVNGAGTVDGEPRMGTHTWPEMNSATMTIVEDEMVPLILKYVKNLDEVNKENGIRAFVWDITDMY, from the coding sequence ATGAAAGCAGTATTTATATCATATAATCAAGCCTTGACGGAACGGGTTGCTTTTATCCTTGACCAATTACAAATACGAGGATTCACGCAATGGCCTCTGGTCAACGGGGCTGGAACCGTGGATGGAGAACCCAGAATGGGAACTCATACCTGGCCGGAGATGAACTCCGCCACCATGACCATCGTGGAAGACGAAATGGTCCCTCTGATCTTGAAATATGTCAAGAATCTGGACGAAGTGAATAAAGAAAACGGTATCCGGGCATTTGTCTGGGATATCACGGATATGTATTAA
- a CDS encoding TolC family protein, with protein sequence MKQGTTLFLLMFFVPWMLHAQEAPQTISLQQAVEFAIKHNKELQSSQMNIDLYRQKVRESVSQGLPQVNGTVTYSTNFNYKMDFGGQAIKMKDQSNLTVGLQQLLFSGQWILGLQTSKIAVRLTEQEVETTELDIIENIYNSYYTVLVSERMLDILRQNLENMNEIYKHTDNMYKAGTVEVTDVDQIRINVGQLKNSLLSMERTVAVNYNLLRLQLGLEAGTPIKLTDALNVFLENDKSARLYVEKFDINNNLSYQLITTQTELNKKMLGLEKWSYAPTISGNYNFNYKILKPALDMSPKHTAGLTMNIPIFSGLQRDSKVKQAKITLEQSYMQKSLLQDQLNVQDEQLKFNLKNAMENYNLQKENIDVATRVLKNYQRKYELGAVSSLDLTQANNNYLQAETNYTEAILSLLQAQVSLEKLYNQLPR encoded by the coding sequence ATGAAACAAGGAACGACTCTTTTCCTCCTAATGTTTTTCGTGCCATGGATGCTCCACGCACAGGAAGCGCCGCAAACGATATCGCTGCAACAAGCAGTGGAGTTTGCCATCAAGCACAACAAGGAACTGCAATCTTCGCAGATGAATATTGATTTGTATCGCCAGAAGGTACGGGAATCCGTATCACAAGGGTTACCACAAGTCAATGGTACCGTAACGTATTCCACTAATTTCAACTACAAGATGGATTTCGGCGGTCAAGCGATAAAAATGAAAGACCAATCCAACCTAACAGTAGGTTTACAACAATTATTATTCAGCGGCCAATGGATTCTGGGCTTACAAACCAGCAAAATTGCGGTACGCCTAACCGAGCAAGAAGTTGAAACCACGGAGCTGGACATCATTGAGAATATTTATAATTCATATTACACGGTGTTAGTATCCGAGAGAATGCTCGACATTTTGCGTCAGAACCTAGAGAATATGAATGAAATTTACAAGCACACCGATAACATGTACAAGGCCGGAACAGTTGAAGTGACGGATGTGGACCAAATCCGCATTAACGTGGGACAACTGAAAAACAGCTTATTATCTATGGAAAGAACGGTTGCCGTAAATTATAATTTATTACGCCTCCAACTGGGATTGGAAGCAGGAACCCCGATCAAACTAACGGACGCTCTGAACGTATTCTTGGAAAACGACAAATCCGCTCGTTTATATGTTGAGAAATTCGACATTAATAATAACTTGAGTTATCAGTTAATTACCACGCAAACCGAGTTGAATAAAAAGATGTTAGGGCTGGAAAAATGGAGTTACGCTCCCACGATCTCCGGTAATTACAACTTCAACTACAAGATTTTGAAACCGGCACTGGATATGAGCCCGAAACACACGGCGGGACTCACGATGAACATTCCTATTTTCTCCGGTTTACAACGGGATTCCAAGGTTAAACAGGCCAAAATCACATTGGAACAATCTTATATGCAGAAGAGTTTGTTGCAAGACCAGTTGAACGTGCAGGACGAACAGTTGAAATTCAACTTGAAAAATGCGATGGAGAATTACAACCTGCAAAAAGAGAACATCGATGTTGCCACGCGGGTATTAAAGAACTACCAGAGAAAATACGAGCTGGGAGCTGTTTCCAGTTTGGATTTGACACAAGCAAATAATAACTACCTGCAAGCAGAAACAAATTACACGGAAGCAATTCTAAGCTTGCTACAAGCACAAGTAAGCTTGGAAAAATTGTATAATCAACTTCCTCGATAA